A window of the Lactuca sativa cultivar Salinas chromosome 7, Lsat_Salinas_v11, whole genome shotgun sequence genome harbors these coding sequences:
- the LOC111900556 gene encoding superoxide dismutase [Mn], mitochondrial encodes MQLHHQKHHRTYITNYNKAIEQLDDAITKGDASTVVKFQSTIKFNGEGHVNHSIFWKNLTPTSEGGGEPPHGSLGSTINQSFSSVEKLIAKKNAKGAAVQGSGWVWLAVDIELKRLVVETTSNQDPLVTKGPSLVPLLGIDVSEHAFYLQ; translated from the exons ATGCAGCTCCATCACCAGAAACACCACCGGACTTACATAACCAACTACAATAAAGCTATCGAGCAGCTCGATGATGCTATCACCAAGGGAGATGCTTCAACTGTTGTCAAATTTCAGAGCACTATTAAGTTCAATGGCGAAG GTCATGTAAATCACTCAATTTTCTGGAAGAATCTCACTCCCACCAGT GAAGGAGGTGGCGAGCCACCACATGGTTCTTTGGGCTCGACTATCAACCAGAGCTTTAGTTCTGTGGAAAAACTGATTGCTAAAAAGAACGCAAAAGGCGCTGCTGTGCAAGGTTCTGGATGGGTG TGGCTTGCTGTTGACATAGAGTTGAAGAGGCTTGTGGTTGAAACCACATCAAACCAG GACCCACTGGTTACAAAAGGTCCAAGTTTGGTTCCTCTGCTTGGCATAGATGTTTCGGAGCATGCATTT tacttacag